One part of the Arthrobacter sp. EM1 genome encodes these proteins:
- a CDS encoding ABC transporter permease yields MAQHNLGTVLSFEFVRTVTKRRFWIGTLSVPLVLAVVFGLVFLSNTTTDTAAEAQKSAQFSIAYTDASGLITAADAAIFGATAADSPDAGIRAVQSGAVDAYFDYPARPESTAVRAYGVDKGIFENGKYAAVAQAILARAVEQKIGAPQLSVLATGKLQIETVTYSGAKESGGLGSVIPPLIFLVVFYGLIVLLAGQMLNSTLEEKENRVTEMILTTLKPTTLIAGKVIALFAIGLVQMLVFLSPIVIARLFFPEELSLAALNLPPLILDPVRMTVGLLILAGGFALFTTTLVAIGAVMPTAKEAGNFMGAMMALIFVPFYAVALVVSDPQSPIVQIFTFFPFSAPVTALLRNGFGSLSLLEAGIVIVILYLGAAVMLRVAVRLFQYGSISYTSKVNVRTALRAGSRHRPPVRPPTAAR; encoded by the coding sequence GTGGCACAGCACAATCTCGGTACCGTACTGAGCTTCGAGTTCGTCCGCACAGTCACCAAACGGCGGTTTTGGATCGGCACCTTGTCCGTCCCCCTGGTCCTTGCCGTGGTCTTCGGTCTCGTTTTCCTCAGCAACACCACCACGGATACCGCCGCCGAGGCCCAGAAGAGCGCCCAGTTCAGCATCGCGTACACGGACGCCTCGGGCCTTATCACCGCCGCGGACGCCGCGATCTTCGGAGCCACGGCGGCGGACTCCCCCGACGCCGGAATCCGGGCCGTGCAGTCCGGCGCTGTCGACGCGTACTTCGACTACCCGGCCCGCCCCGAATCGACCGCCGTGCGCGCCTACGGTGTGGACAAGGGGATATTCGAGAACGGCAAGTACGCCGCCGTCGCGCAGGCCATCCTGGCCCGCGCCGTCGAACAGAAGATCGGCGCGCCGCAACTGTCAGTGCTCGCCACCGGAAAACTCCAGATCGAAACCGTCACTTACAGCGGCGCCAAGGAATCCGGCGGGTTGGGCTCGGTGATTCCACCACTGATCTTCCTGGTGGTTTTCTACGGGCTGATCGTGCTGCTGGCCGGGCAGATGCTCAACTCCACGCTGGAGGAGAAGGAGAACCGCGTCACCGAAATGATCCTGACCACCCTCAAACCGACGACGCTCATCGCGGGCAAGGTGATCGCGCTCTTCGCGATTGGCCTGGTGCAGATGCTGGTGTTCCTGTCACCGATCGTGATCGCCCGGTTGTTCTTCCCCGAGGAGCTCAGCCTGGCCGCGCTGAACCTGCCCCCGCTGATCCTGGACCCGGTCCGGATGACAGTTGGCCTGCTGATCCTGGCCGGCGGCTTCGCCCTGTTCACCACCACCCTGGTGGCCATCGGCGCCGTGATGCCAACGGCCAAGGAAGCCGGAAATTTTATGGGCGCGATGATGGCGCTGATCTTTGTGCCGTTCTACGCCGTGGCCCTAGTGGTCTCCGATCCACAATCCCCGATTGTGCAGATCTTCACCTTTTTCCCGTTTTCCGCACCGGTCACCGCCCTGCTGCGCAACGGCTTCGGCTCCCTGAGCCTGCTTGAGGCCGGCATCGTGATCGTAATCCTGTATCTGGGCGCGGCAGTGATGCTCCGTGTGGCCGTGCGGCTCTTCCAGTACGGTTCCATCTCCTACACCTCGAAGGTCAACGTCCGCACCGCATTGCGTGCCGGGTCGCGGCACCGGCCCCCGGTCCGTCCCCCGACGGCGGCCCGCTGA
- a CDS encoding ATP-binding cassette domain-containing protein produces the protein MAEARVHISGFRMDFGDTTVVRDLSFDVEAGETFGFLGSNGSGKTTTIRALLGIYEPTAGTLHINGRDFKPEHGDRLGYLPEERGLYKKEKVIDIMTYFGRLKGMERRAAKQWSLEYLDRVALADRASTVLDKLSSGQQQKVQLGVTIMNKPELLILDEPTKGFDPVNRRLLMDIIEEQKIAGATVVMVTHQMEEVERLCDRVILLKDGTAEAYGTIDEVQNKYGGRIIRIRHGGTIPPSPHYKVMLHQTNYAELSITDASDEASILKDLVYAGVSVRSFTTTKISLEDIFIRVYGDQNTAAASGAAGTAPARKREGT, from the coding sequence ATGGCCGAAGCTAGGGTCCACATCAGCGGCTTCCGGATGGACTTCGGCGACACCACAGTGGTTCGCGACTTGTCCTTTGACGTGGAAGCCGGCGAGACATTCGGTTTCCTCGGCAGCAACGGTTCCGGCAAAACCACCACCATCCGGGCCCTGCTCGGCATCTACGAGCCCACCGCCGGCACCCTCCACATCAACGGCCGGGACTTCAAACCGGAGCACGGCGACCGGTTGGGTTACCTTCCCGAAGAGCGCGGGCTGTATAAAAAGGAAAAGGTCATCGACATCATGACCTATTTTGGCCGGCTCAAAGGTATGGAGCGGCGCGCCGCGAAGCAGTGGTCGCTCGAGTACCTGGACCGGGTGGCGTTGGCGGACCGGGCCTCCACAGTGCTGGACAAGCTCTCCAGCGGGCAGCAGCAAAAGGTCCAGCTCGGCGTCACCATCATGAACAAGCCGGAGCTGCTGATCCTGGACGAACCCACCAAGGGCTTCGATCCGGTCAACCGGCGACTGCTGATGGACATCATCGAGGAACAGAAAATCGCCGGTGCCACGGTGGTGATGGTGACCCACCAAATGGAAGAAGTGGAGCGGCTCTGCGACCGGGTCATCCTGCTCAAGGACGGTACCGCCGAAGCCTACGGCACCATCGATGAGGTGCAGAACAAGTACGGCGGCCGCATCATCCGGATCCGGCACGGCGGGACCATCCCGCCTTCGCCGCACTACAAGGTGATGCTGCACCAGACCAACTATGCGGAGCTCTCCATCACCGATGCCAGCGACGAGGCCAGCATCCTTAAGGACCTGGTTTACGCCGGCGTCAGCGTGCGGAGCTTCACCACCACCAAGATTTCCCTCGAGGACATCTTCATCCGGGTCTACGGCGACCAGAACACGGCGGCCGCTTCCGGGGCAGCCGGAACCGCGCCGGCGCGGAAGCGGGAAGGAACGTAA
- a CDS encoding YegP family protein: MAGQFEIFTDAEANVRFRLIGADGTVLAISRPFEDKQSAAEGIMAVRECAGTGLIKEARPNAWGGTGSSRPGLPTPAHRRHRHAPAV, encoded by the coding sequence ATGGCAGGACAATTCGAAATTTTCACGGACGCTGAAGCGAACGTCCGTTTCCGGCTGATCGGCGCCGACGGCACGGTGTTGGCGATTTCCAGGCCCTTTGAGGACAAGCAGTCCGCCGCGGAAGGCATTATGGCGGTGCGCGAATGCGCGGGAACGGGCTTGATCAAGGAAGCCCGTCCCAACGCCTGGGGCGGCACAGGCAGCAGCAGGCCAGGACTGCCGACGCCCGCCCATCGCCGGCACCGGCACGCCCCCGCCGTCTAA
- a CDS encoding acylphosphatase — translation MAELPKGDSGEWVRLTARVDGVVQAVGFRYGTVRKAAELGLTGTVTNNDDGSVGIAAEGPQPAVLEFRRWLRSPAAPGRVASVDEVVSRATGGFSDFRVVY, via the coding sequence ATGGCTGAGCTTCCGAAGGGCGATTCCGGTGAATGGGTCCGGCTGACTGCGCGGGTGGACGGCGTCGTCCAGGCTGTTGGCTTCCGCTATGGGACGGTGCGCAAGGCTGCGGAGCTGGGGCTGACCGGAACGGTCACCAATAACGACGACGGCTCCGTCGGTATCGCCGCGGAGGGACCCCAGCCGGCGGTACTGGAGTTCCGGCGCTGGCTGCGCTCGCCGGCAGCCCCGGGACGGGTGGCGAGCGTGGACGAAGTGGTCTCCCGGGCCACGGGTGGGTTCAGCGATTTCCGGGTGGTGTACTGA
- a CDS encoding cupin domain-containing protein — protein MQKISLDALARQQIAAAVAAPSGRAADTAFGGHEKTLRQTVMAFRAGTQLSEHRNPGEATVFVLRGCVRLRAGEESWQGKSGDLLIVPDGLHSLEAEEDSAILMTVAKIKT, from the coding sequence ATGCAGAAGATATCCCTTGATGCGCTGGCCCGGCAGCAAATTGCGGCCGCGGTGGCGGCTCCCAGCGGGCGGGCTGCCGACACCGCGTTTGGCGGACACGAAAAGACCCTGCGCCAGACGGTGATGGCGTTTCGGGCCGGGACGCAGCTCAGCGAGCACCGGAATCCGGGCGAAGCGACGGTCTTTGTGCTCCGTGGCTGCGTGCGGCTGCGGGCCGGCGAGGAGTCCTGGCAGGGCAAGAGCGGGGATTTGCTGATAGTGCCGGACGGGCTGCACAGCCTGGAAGCGGAAGAAGACTCGGCGATCCTGATGACGGTCGCGAAAATCAAAACCTGA
- a CDS encoding PucR family transcriptional regulator: MTPAPAGQEYSLPTLADVARSAGSEIVSLVEMPADDRQIVSGSVLYDSTAVPARYPGAVALAIGLSLSGKRLGVKVRELSDAGYVAIVYKSNGSSDAALRAAARGAGLALFRAADAVPWNQLAEVMDAAVIPHRQSGHTLVDIRPGDLFDLANTVAAQTGGAIAVADPDQTILAYSTLPDQPIDETRRSSILRLHVPHSVETDKDYRRVHAATDALEVATADPLLRRTAISIRAGGSVLGSLWLLERAEHHTEDANRILREAANVAALHILHKRTTYVSNLTRQIDLVQPLLFEPQRAELAAIRLGISAPSVRVAALGAWPAGGTASDTLQSRLRLFDAIRTACAIRLPSAVCGFSDNIVYIVLPQSTESSRQFQRTALLKIVQNARRLLARPVLAALGGAATINRLGESRVNAELVLAELARNVAEGRIAADSDDVVSDDESLGASLQLRQIVTSLTAAGQLPGAHALRIADYDEQHKKSFEETIYAYLRCSGNAVEAAKTLAVHVNTVRYRLSRVEELFGLDLDDPETRLLLWLQLWGRRN; this comes from the coding sequence GTGACCCCGGCACCGGCGGGACAGGAGTACTCGCTGCCTACCCTGGCGGACGTCGCCCGCTCGGCGGGTTCGGAAATTGTCAGCCTCGTCGAAATGCCGGCTGACGACCGGCAGATCGTGTCGGGCTCCGTGCTTTACGACTCGACGGCTGTTCCTGCCAGGTACCCGGGCGCTGTTGCGTTGGCCATCGGGCTCTCCCTGTCAGGGAAACGGCTCGGCGTGAAGGTCCGGGAACTCAGCGACGCCGGGTACGTGGCCATTGTCTACAAGTCCAACGGCAGCTCCGACGCTGCGCTGCGCGCCGCCGCGCGTGGGGCGGGGCTGGCACTGTTCCGGGCCGCAGACGCGGTGCCGTGGAACCAGCTCGCCGAGGTCATGGACGCCGCCGTCATCCCGCACCGCCAGTCCGGACACACGCTGGTAGACATCCGGCCCGGAGACCTGTTCGACTTGGCCAACACGGTAGCAGCCCAAACCGGCGGTGCAATCGCGGTCGCTGATCCGGACCAGACGATTTTGGCGTATTCGACGCTGCCGGACCAGCCCATTGATGAGACGCGCAGGAGTTCGATCCTCCGGCTTCATGTGCCGCATTCGGTTGAAACCGACAAGGACTACCGCCGCGTCCATGCCGCCACCGATGCGCTGGAGGTGGCGACGGCGGATCCCCTGCTCCGGCGTACTGCCATTTCCATCCGGGCCGGCGGCTCCGTCCTGGGCTCGCTGTGGCTGCTGGAACGGGCGGAACACCACACCGAGGATGCGAACCGGATCCTGCGTGAAGCAGCCAACGTTGCCGCGCTCCACATCCTGCACAAGCGCACCACCTACGTCTCGAACCTGACCCGCCAGATAGATTTGGTCCAGCCGCTGCTGTTTGAACCGCAACGCGCCGAGCTGGCGGCCATCAGGCTCGGGATCTCCGCGCCGTCCGTCCGGGTGGCGGCGCTGGGCGCCTGGCCGGCCGGTGGCACAGCGTCCGACACCCTGCAATCCCGGCTCCGGCTCTTCGACGCCATCCGAACCGCCTGCGCCATCCGACTGCCCTCGGCCGTCTGCGGGTTCTCGGACAACATCGTTTACATCGTCCTGCCGCAGAGCACCGAATCGTCCCGGCAGTTTCAACGCACAGCACTATTAAAGATTGTGCAGAATGCCCGGCGGCTCCTCGCCCGGCCGGTCCTGGCCGCACTGGGCGGGGCTGCCACAATCAATCGGCTCGGCGAGTCCCGGGTCAACGCCGAGCTGGTCCTGGCCGAGCTGGCGCGCAACGTCGCCGAAGGACGCATCGCCGCCGATTCCGACGACGTCGTCTCTGACGATGAATCGCTCGGCGCGTCCCTGCAGCTGCGCCAGATCGTTACCTCGCTGACGGCGGCCGGCCAGCTGCCCGGCGCGCACGCACTCCGGATCGCGGATTACGACGAACAGCACAAGAAGTCCTTCGAAGAAACCATTTACGCCTACCTGCGTTGCAGTGGCAACGCCGTGGAAGCCGCGAAGACCCTGGCGGTCCACGTCAACACGGTCCGCTACCGCTTATCCCGGGTGGAAGAACTCTTCGGCCTCGACCTGGACGACCCCGAGACGCGCCTCCTGCTCTGGCTTCAACTCTGGGGAAGGCGCAACTAG
- a CDS encoding alpha-hydroxy acid oxidase translates to MKISDARQLIQVKAPVFSRRRRVLANAYNVEEYRKAARKVLPAGIFDYLDGGSEDEVTLRRNRAVFDSWALMPSWGPVSGPDTSTNLLGKASTLPLTLTPTGATRLFHPEGELAVAAAAERAQIPYGLAGLSTVPMESIAERHPDLDRWFNFGLTSDAQALKNKLARCEAAGFTTLIVGVDTRALGSRERDLHNGFTAPPALTLSAIADIARRPSWWINFLKSDGISFPNLDPRSPAATSVVTPSMWQHILGHSDATSGWKELVALRQGWHGKIVLKGCVNPADVDKAARIGLDAVQLSNHGGRQLDHMLSPMDVLQESRQRVGDSIEIYVDSGVRRGSDVLKALALGADACSIGRAYLYGLVAAGSPGVGRIIEIFGDELRRTMTLVGVSSISELKARGGEILRDIRQSGGILETTASTTSHI, encoded by the coding sequence TTGAAGATCAGCGACGCCAGGCAGCTTATCCAGGTGAAGGCCCCCGTCTTCTCACGCCGACGCCGGGTGCTGGCCAACGCCTACAACGTCGAGGAATACCGGAAGGCTGCACGGAAAGTCCTGCCTGCCGGGATCTTCGACTACCTCGACGGCGGCTCTGAGGACGAGGTGACGCTGCGGCGCAACCGCGCCGTCTTCGATTCCTGGGCACTGATGCCAAGCTGGGGCCCGGTCTCCGGGCCCGATACCAGCACGAACCTACTCGGGAAAGCCAGCACGCTGCCCCTGACGCTGACTCCCACCGGTGCAACCCGGCTGTTCCATCCCGAAGGCGAACTCGCCGTCGCCGCGGCCGCGGAACGGGCACAGATCCCCTATGGGCTGGCCGGACTCAGCACCGTGCCGATGGAATCGATCGCGGAACGCCACCCGGACCTTGACCGCTGGTTCAACTTCGGGCTGACCTCCGACGCCCAGGCCTTAAAGAACAAACTCGCGCGCTGCGAGGCCGCGGGATTCACCACACTGATTGTCGGCGTCGACACACGGGCGCTGGGATCCCGCGAGCGGGACCTGCACAACGGCTTCACCGCCCCGCCCGCACTGACCCTTTCCGCCATCGCTGACATCGCCCGGCGGCCGTCCTGGTGGATCAACTTCCTGAAGTCGGACGGCATCAGTTTCCCCAACCTGGATCCGCGCAGTCCTGCGGCCACGTCCGTCGTCACCCCGTCCATGTGGCAACACATTTTGGGCCACTCGGACGCCACCAGCGGGTGGAAGGAACTGGTGGCCCTGCGCCAGGGATGGCACGGCAAAATCGTGCTGAAGGGGTGCGTCAACCCGGCCGACGTGGACAAGGCCGCCCGGATTGGCCTGGACGCCGTCCAGTTAAGCAACCACGGCGGCCGTCAGCTGGACCACATGCTGAGTCCCATGGATGTGCTGCAGGAATCCCGGCAACGGGTGGGCGACTCGATCGAAATCTACGTGGACTCCGGTGTCCGGCGCGGCAGCGATGTCCTCAAGGCGCTGGCCCTCGGCGCCGATGCCTGTTCGATCGGCAGGGCATACCTGTATGGCCTGGTCGCGGCCGGCTCGCCGGGTGTTGGGCGCATTATCGAGATCTTCGGTGACGAACTGCGGCGTACGATGACGTTAGTAGGCGTTTCCAGTATTTCCGAGTTGAAGGCTCGGGGCGGGGAAATTCTTCGGGATATCCGTCAGTCCGGAGGAATCCTGGAAACCACGGCGTCAACCACCTCGCACATATGA
- a CDS encoding ABC transporter substrate-binding protein, translating into MRTRYLLPVLTVATALSLSGCVNNSEPAATGGASGTADAIDVKKSDTIAAMLPEKIKSAGVLNVGMANNYPPNEFKDDNGAPAGWSVDLTNALGKVMGLKVNFDIGTFDNILPAVRAGKDDMGMSSFTDTLEREKQVDFVNYYSAGIQWAAPKGKTVDPNDACGLKVAVQATTYEDTHEVPAKSKACTDAGKPAITIFKYDAQDQATNALVVGQVDAMSADSPVTLYAISKTKDKLQTAGTAFEVAPYGIPVAQGSEFTPVLQKALQSLIDDGSYNKILSKWGVEAGGIKTAALNVAAKG; encoded by the coding sequence ATGCGCACCCGTTACCTACTCCCCGTCCTCACCGTAGCCACGGCGCTCTCGCTTTCCGGCTGCGTTAACAACAGTGAACCCGCCGCCACCGGCGGGGCCTCCGGAACCGCGGACGCAATCGACGTGAAAAAGAGTGACACGATTGCAGCGATGCTCCCGGAGAAAATCAAGAGCGCAGGCGTGCTTAATGTCGGCATGGCAAACAATTACCCGCCCAACGAATTCAAGGACGACAACGGGGCGCCGGCCGGCTGGTCAGTGGACCTCACCAACGCCCTGGGGAAGGTGATGGGCTTAAAGGTCAACTTTGATATCGGCACCTTCGACAACATCCTTCCCGCCGTCCGCGCGGGAAAAGATGACATGGGCATGTCCTCCTTTACTGACACGCTGGAACGCGAAAAGCAGGTGGATTTTGTCAACTACTACTCCGCCGGAATCCAGTGGGCGGCCCCGAAGGGCAAAACGGTCGACCCTAACGACGCCTGCGGGCTCAAGGTTGCTGTCCAGGCCACCACCTACGAGGACACCCACGAAGTGCCCGCCAAGTCCAAGGCCTGCACCGACGCCGGAAAGCCGGCCATCACCATCTTCAAATACGACGCGCAGGACCAGGCGACCAACGCCCTGGTGGTCGGTCAGGTCGACGCCATGAGCGCCGATTCACCAGTGACTCTCTACGCGATCTCCAAGACCAAGGACAAGCTGCAGACCGCGGGCACCGCCTTCGAGGTGGCACCCTACGGCATACCCGTGGCACAGGGCAGCGAATTTACGCCGGTCCTGCAAAAGGCCCTCCAGTCGTTGATCGATGACGGCTCGTACAACAAGATCCTGTCCAAGTGGGGAGTGGAAGCCGGCGGAATCAAGACGGCGGCACTCAACGTGGCAGCCAAAGGGTGA
- a CDS encoding amino acid ABC transporter permease, which yields MSEPEPGRMVEAEPGGQTEPGRTPRAGRTRTDDGGAPPEEIVAIPLRHPWRILVAVLLVLGLAVFVLDAAQRSDYGWPDVGKFIFDRRISQAAWVTLWLTVYAMIGAIVIGLLLAIMRLSPNPVLKSIAWLYIWIFRGTPVYVQLVFWGIVSLIYPVFTLGIPFTEPWVTIPNEIFTNLFITAVIGLALNEAAYMSEIVRAGLLSVDEGQAEASTALAMSWGQTMRFVVVPQAMKIIIPPTGNEVISMLKTTSLVAAIPLSIDLYGVSRGISAVTFTPVPLLIVASLWYLLFTSVLMVGQHFIEKRFSRGTGRLKTGKGPSTPEPAPTAVPGIPGAPLGTDFGGKG from the coding sequence ATGAGCGAACCGGAACCCGGCCGGATGGTTGAGGCGGAGCCCGGCGGGCAAACGGAACCGGGCAGGACGCCGCGGGCCGGCAGAACCCGAACCGACGACGGCGGAGCGCCGCCGGAGGAGATCGTCGCAATCCCGCTGCGCCATCCCTGGCGGATCCTGGTGGCGGTGCTCCTGGTCCTGGGCCTGGCGGTCTTTGTCCTGGACGCCGCCCAACGCTCGGACTATGGCTGGCCCGACGTCGGCAAATTCATCTTTGACCGCCGGATCAGCCAGGCCGCCTGGGTGACCTTGTGGCTGACCGTTTATGCCATGATCGGCGCGATCGTCATCGGCTTGTTGCTGGCCATCATGCGGCTCTCACCAAACCCCGTGCTGAAGAGTATTGCCTGGCTGTACATCTGGATTTTCCGGGGGACCCCGGTATACGTGCAGCTGGTCTTCTGGGGCATCGTGTCCTTGATCTATCCGGTGTTCACGCTGGGTATTCCGTTTACGGAACCGTGGGTCACCATCCCCAACGAGATCTTCACCAACCTCTTTATCACCGCCGTGATCGGACTGGCACTCAACGAGGCCGCCTACATGTCCGAGATTGTGCGCGCCGGGCTGCTCTCAGTGGACGAGGGGCAGGCGGAAGCCTCGACGGCGCTCGCGATGTCCTGGGGGCAGACGATGCGGTTTGTGGTGGTTCCGCAGGCGATGAAGATCATCATTCCGCCCACCGGCAACGAGGTGATTTCGATGCTCAAAACCACTTCACTGGTGGCGGCGATCCCGTTGAGCATTGACCTCTACGGGGTGTCGCGCGGTATTTCCGCGGTGACCTTCACACCAGTGCCGCTGCTGATTGTGGCCTCCCTCTGGTACTTGCTCTTCACTTCCGTTTTGATGGTGGGCCAGCACTTCATTGAAAAGCGGTTCTCCCGCGGCACCGGTCGGCTGAAAACGGGCAAGGGACCGTCGACGCCGGAACCGGCACCGACGGCGGTCCCCGGTATACCGGGCGCACCGCTCGGCACGGACTTTGGCGGAAAAGGATGA
- a CDS encoding amino acid ABC transporter ATP-binding protein, translated as MTDMPMVLAERVSKNFGTNKVLRGISLAVDPGEVLCIVGPSGSGKSTFLRCINHLERVDGGRLSVDGQLVGYRQKGDKLYELKLKEAAFQRQEIGMVFQRFNLFPHLTAVENITLAPIRVKGLSKSKATERARELLDRVGLGDRADAYPAHLSGGQQQRVAIARALAMDPKLMLFDEPTSALDPELVGEVLDVMKELARTGMTMIVVTHEMGFAREVADTLVFMDEGVVVEAGPPRQILSDPQHDRTKAFLSKVL; from the coding sequence ATGACGGACATGCCCATGGTCCTGGCGGAGCGGGTCTCCAAGAATTTCGGCACCAACAAGGTGCTGCGCGGGATCAGCCTGGCGGTCGATCCCGGCGAGGTGCTGTGCATTGTGGGCCCCAGCGGGTCCGGCAAGTCGACGTTCCTGCGCTGCATCAACCACCTGGAGCGGGTGGACGGCGGCCGGCTGTCAGTGGACGGACAACTGGTTGGCTACCGGCAAAAGGGGGACAAGCTCTACGAACTCAAGCTCAAGGAGGCAGCCTTCCAACGCCAGGAAATCGGAATGGTGTTCCAGCGCTTTAACCTTTTCCCCCACCTGACCGCCGTGGAGAACATCACCCTGGCCCCCATTCGGGTGAAGGGCTTGTCCAAGTCCAAGGCCACCGAGCGGGCCAGGGAGCTGCTGGACCGGGTGGGGCTTGGCGACAGGGCGGACGCCTATCCGGCGCACCTGTCCGGTGGCCAGCAGCAGCGTGTGGCCATCGCCCGTGCGCTGGCCATGGACCCCAAGCTGATGCTCTTCGACGAACCGACAAGTGCCCTGGATCCGGAACTGGTGGGCGAGGTGCTCGACGTGATGAAGGAACTGGCCAGGACCGGCATGACCATGATCGTGGTGACCCATGAGATGGGGTTCGCCCGCGAGGTGGCAGACACGCTGGTCTTTATGGACGAAGGTGTGGTGGTCGAAGCCGGGCCACCGCGTCAGATCCTAAGCGATCCGCAGCATGACCGGACCAAGGCGTTCCTGTCCAAGGTCCTCTGA
- a CDS encoding MFS transporter yields MSNSPRTGLAVAGLSLGTALNPLNSSMIAVALVVLRADFALDVATVTWVITAFYLTSAAGQPLMGRLADRFGPRRLFLLGMALVAVTCALAPFAPNFALLCVARAVMALGTATAYPSAVVMVGALARQAHVKSTRPLGRIQMANTSAAAVGPVVGGLLVGFVGWQALFLINVPLAVAAILLVRRFAPPDGERESGRAVELLRDSDVPGVLAFVGSMVLAMMALLNVLPDHRWWLLAAGTGLAALFVWRELRFATPFLDLRLLGRNRPLLLVYLGFALFSGVYYFAFFGLPQLLQEAGGYSPGMVGLLMLPLAAMSVVVTPVAVRAIDRFGVKRVLIAGVVLLVTASGMMWLLTGSFAIPLVLALTALLGVPYGVVGIASSQGMYVSTRAEERGVAAGIFQTCRYLGAIMATVLIGVFYGTGVNQANWGLMVFVMLGLGAVVFAVSLLWRDRTLPG; encoded by the coding sequence GTGAGCAACTCTCCCCGGACCGGCCTGGCCGTCGCAGGCTTGAGCCTGGGTACTGCACTGAACCCGCTGAACTCCTCGATGATCGCCGTCGCCCTGGTGGTGCTGCGTGCGGATTTCGCGCTCGACGTCGCCACCGTCACCTGGGTGATTACCGCGTTCTACCTCACCTCCGCGGCCGGCCAGCCGCTGATGGGCCGTCTTGCCGACCGTTTCGGTCCGCGCCGGCTTTTCCTGCTGGGCATGGCCCTGGTGGCGGTGACCTGCGCACTGGCTCCCTTTGCCCCGAATTTCGCCCTGCTTTGTGTTGCCAGGGCCGTTATGGCCCTTGGCACGGCGACGGCCTACCCGAGCGCCGTGGTGATGGTGGGGGCATTGGCCCGTCAGGCGCACGTGAAGTCGACCCGGCCGCTGGGCCGCATCCAGATGGCGAATACCTCGGCGGCTGCTGTCGGACCGGTGGTGGGCGGTCTTTTGGTGGGTTTTGTGGGCTGGCAGGCACTTTTCCTGATCAACGTTCCGTTGGCCGTCGCGGCGATCCTCCTGGTCCGGCGGTTTGCTCCGCCGGACGGGGAACGCGAGAGCGGCCGGGCCGTCGAGCTGCTGCGGGACTCGGACGTCCCCGGCGTCCTGGCCTTCGTCGGCTCCATGGTCCTGGCGATGATGGCGCTGCTGAACGTGCTGCCGGACCACCGCTGGTGGCTGCTTGCCGCCGGCACCGGCCTAGCAGCGCTGTTCGTCTGGCGGGAACTGCGCTTTGCCACCCCGTTCCTGGATTTGCGCTTGTTGGGACGCAACCGCCCGCTGCTGCTCGTTTACCTGGGGTTTGCCCTGTTCAGCGGCGTCTACTACTTCGCCTTCTTTGGCTTGCCGCAGCTGTTGCAGGAAGCCGGGGGGTACAGCCCCGGAATGGTAGGCCTGCTGATGCTGCCGCTGGCGGCGATGTCGGTGGTGGTCACACCCGTCGCCGTCCGCGCGATTGACCGCTTTGGGGTCAAGCGTGTGCTGATTGCCGGCGTTGTGCTCCTGGTGACAGCGTCGGGGATGATGTGGCTGCTGACCGGCTCGTTCGCCATCCCGCTGGTCCTGGCCCTGACAGCACTGCTGGGTGTGCCCTACGGGGTGGTCGGCATCGCTTCGAGCCAGGGCATGTATGTGTCCACCCGGGCAGAGGAGCGCGGGGTGGCTGCGGGGATATTCCAGACCTGCCGGTACCTCGGGGCGATCATGGCTACCGTGCTGATCGGCGTCTTTTACGGCACCGGGGTGAACCAGGCTAACTGGGGACTGATGGTCTTTGTGATGCTGGGCCTGGGTGCGGTGGTGTTTGCCGTCTCGCTGTTGTGGCGGGACCGAACCTTACCGGGGTGA